One Lycium barbarum isolate Lr01 chromosome 5, ASM1917538v2, whole genome shotgun sequence genomic window carries:
- the LOC132641008 gene encoding acetyl-CoA acetyltransferase 2-like, whose translation MAPATAESIKPRDVCVVGVARTPMGAFLGFLSSVSATKLGSIAIAGALKKANVDPSLVEEVFFGNVLSANLGQAPARQAALGAGIPNTVICTTVNKVCASGMKATMFAAQSIQLGINDVVVAGGMENMSNVPKYIAEARKGSRLGHDSLVDGMLKDGLMDVYNDCGMGVCAEICAENHKITREEQDNFAVQSFERGIAAQEAGAFTWEIVPVEVPGGRGKPSTIVDKDEGLGKFDGAKLRKLRPSFKEKDGTVTAGNASSISDGAAALVLVSGEKAVKLGLDVIAKITGYADAAQEPELFTISPAKAIPKAIKSAGLEASQIDYYEINEAFAVVALANQKLLGLNPEKINVHGGAVSLGHPLGCSGARILVTLLGVLRQKSGKYGAAGVCNGGGGASALVVELM comes from the exons ATGGCTCCAGCAACTGCAGAATCAATCAAGCCTAGAG ATGTTTGTGTTGTTGGTGTTGCCCGTACCCCGATGGGGGCCTTCCTCGGCTTCCTTTCATCAGTTTCAGCGACTAAACTTGGATCAATCGCCATTGCTG GTGCTCTCAAGAAAGCAAATGTTGACCCATCACTTGTAGAAGAAGTTTTCTTTGGAAATGTCCTCAGCGCAAACTTGGGGCAGGCTCCAGCTCGTCAAGCAGCATTGGGTGCAGGGATACCCAATACAGTGATTTGTACTACAGTTAACAAAGTTTGTGCATCTGGAATGAAAG CAACTATGTTTGCAGCACAAAGCATACAGTTGGGAATCAATGACGTTGTTGTGGCTGGTGGAATGGAAAACATGTCTAATGTCCCTAAGTACATTGCAGAAGCAAG GAAGGGATCTCGTCTAGGTCATGACAGTCTTGTTGATGGAATGCTTAAAGATGGTTTGATGGATGTCTATAATGATTGTGGTATGGGAGTTTGTGCTGAAATATGTGCAGAGAATCACAAAATCACAAGAGAGGAGCAG GATAACTTTGCAGTTCAAAGTTTTGAACGCGGTATTGCTGCACAGGAAGCTGGTGCTTTTACATGGGAAATTGTGCCG GTTGAGGTGCCCGGTGGAAGAGGAAAACCATCCACCATTGTTGATAAGGATGAAGGTTTAGGGAAG TTTGATGGTGCAAAATTGAGGAAACTCCGACCAAGTTTCAAGGAAAAAGATGGTACTGTGACTGCTGGTAACGCTTCTAGCATAAG TGATGGTGCTGCTGCACTGGTCTTAGTAAGTGGAGAAAAAGCTGTAAAGCTTGGACTAGATGTGATTGCAAAGATCACAGGATATGCAGATGCTGCTCAG GAACCTGAACTATTTACAATTTCACCTGCTAAAGCAATTCCAAAAGCCATCAAGAGTGCTGGTTTAGAGGCTTCTCAAATTGATTACTACGAAATTAATGAAGCATTTGCG GTAGTAGCTCTTGCAAATCAAAAGCTGCTTGGTCTTAATCCA GAAAAAATTAATGTACATGGTGGAGCTGTTTCTTTGGGGCATCCTCTTGGGTGTAGTGGAGCTCGTATATTGGTTACTCTACTTGGG GTATTGAGACAGAAAAGTGGCAAATACGGAGCTGCTGGTGTTTGCAATGGAGGAGGAGGTGCCTCGGCCCTTGTTGTAGAACTTATGTAA
- the LOC132639519 gene encoding agamous-like MADS-box protein AGL29 produces MERKVSRGKQKIEMKLVESKEARYVAFSKRKASLFKKADELSTLAEADVGVLLFSPSGKPYSYGSISIEKIIDKFLQWKLDNPQLDVAKSNVFQAFDNICEELQVVNEEEESRKRRFKILYPDSEIPPGKHRLEQLVALKLQWDNIKKEAKSYILAERSKFDLNVVPKPDEGESSGTH; encoded by the coding sequence ATGGAAAGGAAGGTGAGTAGAGGTAAGCAAAAGattgaaatgaagttggttgAATCTAAAGAAGCACGCTATGTTGCTTTTTCAAAAAGAAAAGCGAGCTTGTTCAAGAAAGCAGATGAGCTTTCAACTTTGGCAGAAGCAGATGTTGGTGTTCTTCTCTTTTCACCTAGTGGAAAGCCATATTCCTATGGCTCCATTAGTATAGAAAAAATAATTGACAAATTTCTCCAATGGAAACTAGATAATCCCCAACTTGATGTCGCAAAATCAAATGTCTTTCAGGCATTTGATAACATATGTGAAGAATTACAAGTAGTGAACGAGGAGGAAGAAAGTCGAAAAAGAAGGTTTAAGATCTTGTACCCTGATTCAGAAATACCGCCTGGTAAACACAGATTGGAGCAGTTGGTAGCACTCAAGTTGCAGTGGGATAACAtaaaaaaagaagcaaaaagtTACATTCTGGCCGAGCGATCCAAATTTGACTTGAATGTTGTCCCCAAGCCAGATGAGGGGGAGAGTTCTGGAACTCATTAA